CCGCATCTCTTGATCTGCACTAAGCGGTTTTGTGTTGTCAGGTACAAACTGGGATTTTGTCGTTTCTGCACGGTCAAATACACCCCGAGCACCAGTGAGCTGGACAACATGTTCGTGCACCTTACCAACGTGGCCATCCAGAAACACGGCGTGAGTTAGTGTTCATAAAACCTACACTATATGGACAGAAGTATTGGGACCCCTGATCATTACACCAACAGGAGAGAAGATGGTCAGCTGTGAGTGTTTGCTGTGTGGAGCTGAGAACTGACTGCTGATGGAAGTGGTTTTGTTTGTGAAGTAATTAGCAAAATCATCTGAGCTGAACGCTTTGAAGAGTTTACCTGTATCTGATGCGCTGTTGATCTTATTATGAAAAAAGAAGTTTTGGCAGCATGAATCTTGGTGGAAAACAAGGATAGCATTGACTGATACCTACTGAGGTCAGCTGAGTCTTTTGATATGCGCCACTTTCTCTCCGCTGCCCTGAGTTTAATCTGGTGCTCGAGGAGGACATCGGATAACCAGGGGGTAATTTGTGCTGGTCTGGAGGAAAGAGGACTGATACTGTCTAGGCAGGTTTCTAGGGTGGAAAACAACATATCTGTAGCACAATTGACATCTAATGATGAGAAATGTGTTGGGCGTGGGAAGAGAGGATGATACCACAGAAGAAAGTTGAGAAGGAGAAAGAGACCATAGGTTTCGTCTAAACAAAACTGGAAGAGGGGTTGGTGGTGTGACGGAAGTTGTAATTGTATATTACAAGTGATAAAGAAATGATCAGAGACACACAAAGATTTAACCAAGACGTCATCTGTGATACAATTGCATGTAAAGATGAGGAGACCGGTACCCCCACCACACTCAACCTGGCAGGGAGTGCTGGAGAAAGAGCAGCAGGGGTTGCTGTGTCTTCAGGTTTAATCCAGGTCTCCGTCAAACCCAAGATACTAAGAGTAGCAAAGTCTGGAAtaaagtcagctttgttgacagctgactgacagtTCCAGAGGCccaaagaaaatgaaagaggTGCACTAGAAGAAGTGTGAACAGGACGCAGGTTAGCATTAGTGCACCGTCTCCTGCGTGTTGTGTAAGAGTGCTTCTGTTGAGAGACAACGGGAATATAGTGTAAACACATGTGGTGGAGAGATATACTGTGCCTTGTCAGTGGAGATGCGCAGGTAGAGTCACCGGTCTTTACCTCGGCGGTCTTCACACAGACTCCACTTAAATATACGGCTTACCTCGATTGAGTCAATACAGCTGTCCACTCCTTTTTCATTATCACAGCAAAGTCTATAGCACACAAATGGCTTGAAATCGAAAGTGAGTTTGAAGATTGGTCAGAGGGTTTTAAATATTCTCGGTTTCTCCATCTCTCCTCTTACAGAAGATGAAGTCTgtaaacttctcctctccagccATCCTGCCCTCTAGACCCCATCCCCTTACATCTCAAGCTATTTCTCCTGCACTTCTGCCTTCACTCTCACACATCTTCAACACATCTCTTCTCACAGGCATTTTCCCATCACATTCAAGCAGGCTCGAGTACCCCAACTGTTCAAAACCTACACTAGACATCTCACTTGTTTAAAGCTACAGAcgtatctctctctcctcccttTCATCGCAAAATCACTTGAACTGGAAGTCTTTCCAGAAGATTTTGCAGTGTTTTTGTGGGAATTTTTGTCCATTCATCCAGTAGAGCATTTGTGAGGTCAGACACTGATGATGGACGAGAATAACTGGCTCACAATCTCCATTCCAGTTCATCCCAAAGGGTTTGGATGGGGTTGAGGTCAGGGCTTTGTGTTCTTCTACACCAAACTCATCCAATCATGTCATTATGGACTTTACATTTGTGCACTGGGGCACAGTCATGCTGTAATAGAAAAAAGGGCCTTCCCCAAACTGTTCCCTCAAAGTTGGAAGTATAGCATTGTCCATTACGTCTTGGTATGCTGAAGCTTTAAGATTTTCCTTCACTGGAAGTAAGCAGTCGAGCCCAAACCCTGAAAACCAACTCCATATTATGCCGGCTCCACCAAACTCTTTAGTCGACACAATACATTCAGGCAGGCAATGTTCTCCTGGCATCTACCAAACCCAGACTCGCCCATCAGACTGTGTCACTTGTCTCCATAGAACAGGTTTCTGCTGCTCCAGAGTCCAGGGTCAAGTGCTTTTCTCAACGGAAACCCATTCATGAAGCTCCAGCTGATATTAATGCCAGTGGACATTTGGATCTCTTCAGCTCTGGAATCAGTAGAGCATTGGTGACTTTTACACACCAAgggcagttgtggcctaatggttagagagtctgACTTGTAATCCAAAGGTCGCAGGTTTGAGTCTAGTGCTTGATTTTGTACACTTGTGGCAATGGGTCTGATTGAAACATTCAGAGGTGGGTCCCAGTACCTTTGTCCTTATAGTGTATTTGTGTGATTGTGATTAATCAAATGCTGCAGGATCTGAACAATTTCTCTGAGGTTTTGTATCTGATGAATGGCATTCAGACATTAAGTAAGACTGGAGTGCTGGAATAGCCGACTGTGCAGCTCAtacagtgtgtgtttgagtgcaGGATGACTATAATCACGTCCACGGTGGGAAGTGGACGGTCAGTAACCTGCGTCTGTATCTGGAGAGCACCAGAGGACGGGACGTCACCAATCACCTGTTTGATCAGATCCACTGGATCATCGTCCAGTCCCTCAAAGCTGTGGCTGTACGTCAACATCACGACACACACCAGCTCAAAGACAACACCAGCCACACTGCATGAAATATCCCAATATACACAAATCACCTACAaaacactgtgaaacagccttATGCTCTGACTTTCTAATGAAAACAAACGTTTATCATTCACAGTTAGAGCAGGATCATAATATTAAAGTGAATAGTCATGCATTGAATATATTGATCTTATATTATCTTGTTCACTGCAGCCCGTCATGAATAACGACAAGCACTGCTTCGAGTGTTACGGTTACGATATCATCATTGACGACAAACTCAAGCCGTGGCTGATCGAGGTGAAAACACACTTCACTCTTACTTCAGTGTTTACACACTGGTCTGAATTAGCTTTCAGTTTTAGATattcacttttctttttttggttttgtcatttttatttcagttttaatttttcatccaatatttaattttctttcagCTTTATTCACTATTCAGTGATAGTGAATAGTTTGATGATAACAGcactgtgtgtatttgtgtgtgtgtctcaggtgAACGCGTCTCCTTCGCTCACGTCCAGCACGGCTAACGACCGCATCCTGAAGTACAACCTGATCAACGACACGCTGAACATCGTCACGCCGAACGCTGAGATCCCAGACTGCCGCTGGAACCGCTGTCTGCCCAAAGAGGCTCTGGGACACTACCAAGTGCTGTGAGTGACCGTCCTGCTGTATTCACAGCCGTCACACGTCCATCAGAGATCAGGAGTGCTTACTGTACGACAACTGATGAGTGCTGCACAGTGACAACAGGAATCAACTCttattatgcaaaaatgtttaaaaaaaaattatgctaaACTATGCTTATTATGCTAAAACATGCATAGCCAAACTTGTCATCAAAATGTGTCATCAAATGTTGTCTTAAAAATATAGTCAGCATCTTTCTTATATTTCACACTCAGACATATAAGACTGAGTTTTTCTGACTGAACATGTACACAAACACAACTAATGTAAGTGACTAAACACACTCTGTGAAATGAACTGCAGCTCAAAGAGCAAAAGATCAAAGACCTAATAGTCTAAATATGAGAAAGGAGATGTGCACATTTCACTCTGCTACCGTCATTTTCATCTGAAACTCAACGTTTAtgcactaaaattaatatatttagtcTGAAAACATTCCAGACAGAACAAATTAGGGAAACATATCtaattgcaatttttattaatgtttatttatttatataaataaatgaagaaatatCTCTGTAATATTACTGAACTGTATTTAGAAATAATTTGAATGTAAATTGATGATTGTAATGCAATGTAGGGGTTGTGTTGTTTTATCTGATCTGCACGTATCTGTCCGTCTCTCACAGTTACGATGAGGAGCAGGCTCTGAGCGAGAGCACTGAACGGGACCTCAGGAGCCGCTCGGGTCAGCCGCTGGGGTCAAAGGGCAGCAGGTCGAGCAGCGTCAGGCCCTTCCCGGCCACCTGGAAGTGAAATCACATCTGGAGAACTGAGTGATGACGACGGCGCCTGCATGATACGCATGAGTCTGCATGAGCGTATGAGTATATCTGAAGAACACAGGACTCAGACTGATGCAGCGAAGAATCATctacatacatgtgtgtgtttatatatttaactgACTGATCACAGCTGGATTTGAGCGTATGCTCTCGGTCTGGACTGTTTCTCCAAGCTCAAGTCTAAATGTGTTCGATCAGTGTGCAGAATGAACCTTCACAGCTATcagtacaatacaatacaatacaatgctTAATTAGAACGcatattttaaaacaaccaAATTTGTGCTGCACTGAGTAtacaaaagaaaacagataaacaaaattataaacaaactcatcaaaatagaaaatcatTACACAGCAAGTCAAGAAACATTGAATGCCAAGAAAAAAGTTTTAAGAATAGACTTAAAAATAGATAAAGTCGAAGCGGTTCTGATATGAACCGGGAGTCTATTCTATAAAAGCACCATCCGCATCTGTTTTTGAGTCTTGTCCTGGGAACTTGCAGTAAACCAGAATCAGCAGATCGGAGTGATCTTACTGAGATGTAACGTATTAGATAGGTACTGTGGAGCCTGATTATGGAGAGATTTATAGACtaacaatacaattttaaaatcaattctatATTTTACCAccagccaatgcaatgagatcaAAACTGGTGTGATATACAATGAGTTGCAAAAATCCAATCGAGATGTTACAAAAGCATGCATTTCGTACTTCTTTAGGGACAAAAATGGCTTCACCTTCATCAGAAGA
The sequence above is drawn from the Onychostoma macrolepis isolate SWU-2019 chromosome 04, ASM1243209v1, whole genome shotgun sequence genome and encodes:
- the ttll1 gene encoding probable tubulin polyglutamylase TTLL1 isoform X2; protein product: MSIQTIRTVFSVDTGYRLSDDQMVNHFPNHYELTRKDLMIKNIKRYRKELEKEASPLAEKDENGKYLYLDFVPVTFMLPADYNLFVEEFRKSPSSTWIMKPCGKAQGKGIFLINKLSQIKKWSRDSRTSTFVAANSGKEAYVISLYIDNPLLIGGKKFDLRLYVLVTSYRPLKCYMYKLGFCRFCTVKYTPSTSELDNMFVHLTNVAIQKHGDDYNHVHGGKWTVSNLRLYLESTRGRDVTNHLFDQIHWIIVQSLKAVAPVMNNDKHCFECYGYDIIIDDKLKPWLIEVNASPSLTSSTANDRILKYNLINDTLNIVTPNAEIPDCRWNRCLPKEALGHYQVLYDEEQALSESTERDLRSRSGQPLGSKGSRSSSVRPFPATWK